In the Plasmodium gaboni strain SY75 chromosome 13, whole genome shotgun sequence genome, TATGTTTTTTCAGAGAAGGctatttcattatttttaaaatcGGATGAAATATTTGAATGTCCTATAACAAATGAGAAGTATCGCATGGATGAATTTTCTCGTCTCTTCATATGAAAAAGGTATCTATCTGGAGAAGTATAAGTGCAGGATTGTGGATCCAAAAAAGGGTATATgacatataaaaataaaattataaaatatatcatacAAGGTTTGacaaacatatatatatatatatatatatatatatatatatatatgtgtgtgtgtgtgtgacatgttttttttttttttttttattttataatcCAGATGGATGTAATAAATgtacattatttttttattgtttgTAAATATGgacataataattttaatgatgagaaaaaaaaaaaaaaaaaaaataaaaaaaaaaaaaaataaattatataaataaatgtaggacaacataatataatggttttaaaattataacaaaaaaataaaaataaatatatacatatatacatatatatgttgaGTTTATCCTGTTTTGGTGGTTAAGTACATATTgatgttataaaaaaagaataaacttttacattttttttaacatgaacaaaataaaaattttaatattttcataacAATTTTGTAATAACACCGGATGCTACTGTTTTTCCTCCTTCTCTTAAAGAAAATCTCAATCCATCTGTTAGTGCTAATGGATACATTAATTCGATGACACACTTAACACTATCACCTGGGTTCGCAACTTGTGTATCTTCATTAAGAATAACAGCACAATTAACATCAGCTGTTCTAATATATGCTTGTGGTCTATAATATGAAGAGAAAGGATTTTTTCTTCCTccttcttcattttttaatacatatatatcactttcgaattttttgaatgtttttatatttgttgCTTTTGTGACTACCATTCCTCTAGTgatatcatttttttttacattttttaacatGATACCTATTTGATCTCCAGCTTGAGCTGTATCTAATGTTTTTCTAAACATTTCTATACCAGTAATGACTGTTTTTATAGGTTTTTCTTTGATACCTAAGATTTCGACTTGGTCGTTTAATTTAAGTGAGCCTTGTTCGACTCTACCTGTTGCAACGGTTCCTTTTCCTGATATTTGTAGTACATCATCTATGCTCATAAGAAAAGGTAGATctatttttctttttggTTCATCAATATAATTATCGCATGCATCTAATAATTTAAGAATAGAAGGAACACCATATTCTGATTTATCTCCATTTAAAGCTTTTAAAGCAGAACCTTTAATAAATGGAATATTATCTCCATCATATTTATGGAAGGATAATAATTCTCTTATTTCTAATTCAACTAGATCTACTAATTCTTGATCTTCACACAtatctattttatttaaataaacaaTCATTTTTTCAATACCTATTTGTCttgataataaaacatGTTCTTTTGTTTGTGGCATTAAACCATCATATGCTGACACTACAAGGATAGAACCATCCATTTGAGATGTACCAGtaatcatatttttaatataatcTAAATGACCAGGACAATCGATATGACTATAGTGTCGTTTTTCTGTTTCATATTCTACATGTGTAGCATTAATAGTAATACCTCTTTTTTGTTCTTCAGGAGTTTTATCAATTTCTTCATAAGATTTAAAGACACCTCTATTTAATTCTGAACATACCTTTGTTATAGCAGCTGTTAAGGTGGTTTTGCCATGATCCACATGACCTATAGTACCTATATTCATATGAGgtttttttctttcaaATATGCCAATAGCAAAATTTTTACgatatatacaaaataagTTCTCTATATTATGaccattattattttgtcttatattatatatattatacatattattcttattattatatttatctaaatatttattatatataatctttatgttcttattttttttgtatttatttatatctcttgtcatatttatatgacattcattttgtttattatataaaaaactattcatattattttttttcatcatgGGACTTAACCTGTCAAATGAGTTTTTTAGTTTATCACTCTTCCCAACAGAGTTGAGAAAGCtacatttaattttaagcatatttataaataaaaatataaaaaaaatatatatatatatataaacaaatagGTGTAATAAGTACaaacatatacataaatataaatatatttacatatatatttatatttatatttatattatttttttttttttttaagt is a window encoding:
- a CDS encoding putative elongation factor Tu; its protein translation is MLKIKCSFLNSVGKSDKLKNSFDRLSPMMKKNNMNSFLYNKQNECHINMTRDINKYKKNKNIKIIYNKYLDKYNNKNNMYNIYNIRQNNNGHNIENLFCIYRKNFAIGIFERKKPHMNIGTIGHVDHGKTTLTAAITKVCSELNRGVFKSYEEIDKTPEEQKRGITINATHVEYETEKRHYSHIDCPGHLDYIKNMITGTSQMDGSILVVSAYDGLMPQTKEHVLLSRQIGIEKMIVYLNKIDMCEDQELVDLVELEIRELLSFHKYDGDNIPFIKGSALKALNGDKSEYGVPSILKLLDACDNYIDEPKRKIDLPFLMSIDDVLQISGKGTVATGRVEQGSLKLNDQVEILGIKEKPIKTVITGIEMFRKTLDTAQAGDQIGIMLKNVKKNDITRGMVVTKATNIKTFKKFESDIYVLKNEEGGRKNPFSSYYRPQAYIRTADVNCAVILNEDTQVANPGDSVKCVIELMYPLALTDGLRFSLREGGKTVASGVITKLL